From a region of the Synechococcus sp. PCC 7502 genome:
- a CDS encoding helix-turn-helix domain-containing protein: MTDINKALGKVLAKYRTIAKISQEELADRAGIHRTYVSQMERGLKSPTLSVLFQVSNSLNTTASSLIAEVEQIMNDIS, encoded by the coding sequence ATGACAGACATTAATAAAGCTCTGGGTAAAGTTTTAGCCAAGTACAGAACTATAGCAAAAATTTCTCAAGAGGAGCTTGCTGACAGAGCTGGGATTCACCGCACCTATGTTAGTCAAATGGAGCGCGGTTTGAAGTCCCCAACTTTGTCCGTTTTGTTTCAAGTTTCAAATTCGTTAAACACCACAGCCAGTAGTTTAATTGCCGAGGTGGAACAAATCATGAATGACATATCTTAG
- a CDS encoding helix-turn-helix domain-containing protein, producing the protein MAGVYKLEISESEEELKHMLRVQKTASDKERIQMLYLLKTKQASTIQTASTILGRHRVTLQDWLGNYRKGGIVGLNLEQGENRVFHNGRRKH; encoded by the coding sequence ATGGCAGGAGTATACAAATTAGAGATCAGCGAAAGTGAAGAAGAGCTAAAACATATGCTGAGAGTGCAAAAGACCGCATCAGATAAAGAAAGAATTCAGATGCTGTATCTGTTAAAAACAAAACAAGCAAGCACAATCCAGACAGCATCGACAATACTGGGACGGCATCGAGTTACATTGCAAGATTGGTTAGGGAATTATCGCAAAGGGGGAATAGTAGGACTAAACCTAGAACAGGGCGAAAACAGAGTATTCCACAATGGGCGCAGAAAGCATTGA
- a CDS encoding winged helix-turn-helix domain-containing protein, translated as MIKKLEEAEGFESYGQICQWLENQLGIKSNYKTVHHLVRYRLKARPKVTRPVSAGKSEEQVEAYKKTLPVL; from the coding sequence TTGATAAAAAAGCTGGAAGAAGCAGAAGGCTTTGAAAGTTATGGGCAGATCTGCCAATGGTTAGAGAACCAATTAGGAATCAAATCAAACTATAAAACTGTGCATCATCTAGTCCGATATCGGCTGAAAGCCAGACCGAAAGTGACACGTCCAGTCAGCGCAGGAAAGTCAGAAGAGCAAGTAGAAGCATATAAAAAAACCTTGCCAGTATTATAA
- a CDS encoding IS630 family transposase, with amino-acid sequence MIAWFGINIIGLNGKVRFFCQDETRIGLKTISGRKITARGVKPKGKVQWQFKATYLYGIVEPSTGESFFYEFTHLNSECFQVFLNLVSAYFQGDIIVMQVDQAGAHRAKRLKIPKNIILLFQPAHAPETNPIERVWQHFKLGLRWKLPKDLDQLRALMRERLEVMTQEVIASIVGWDYILEALSVARI; translated from the coding sequence ATGATTGCCTGGTTCGGCATTAATATAATCGGACTAAATGGCAAAGTGAGATTCTTTTGTCAAGATGAAACACGAATTGGGTTAAAGACAATTAGTGGAAGGAAGATCACAGCAAGAGGAGTCAAACCCAAAGGTAAAGTTCAGTGGCAGTTTAAGGCAACTTACCTCTATGGAATTGTAGAACCATCAACAGGGGAAAGCTTTTTCTATGAATTTACTCACCTTAATAGTGAATGCTTCCAAGTATTTCTGAACTTAGTAAGCGCATATTTTCAAGGTGACATCATCGTTATGCAAGTGGATCAAGCAGGAGCACACAGAGCAAAACGGTTAAAGATTCCTAAAAATATTATTTTGCTATTTCAGCCTGCCCATGCACCTGAGACTAATCCCATTGAAAGAGTGTGGCAGCATTTCAAATTAGGGTTGAGGTGGAAACTGCCAAAAGATCTTGACCAGTTGCGTGCATTAATGCGGGAAAGGTTAGAAGTTATGACTCAGGAGGTAATTGCTTCGATTGTTGGGTGGGATTATATTTTAGAGGCTTTATCTGTAGCTCGTATTTAA
- a CDS encoding HlyD family efflux transporter periplasmic adaptor subunit, with protein MTNHNDQELSAQTTKLESDGSLVPQGNNSHALVKKNAEAIAPFDQPLVLTQSPKWTQAIIWTLLGSVTFGLIWASVASIEESVPAQGKLEPQGAVKEVKAPASGVLKEILVKDGDRVKAGQVILRIDSTATKAQLDSLRKLQQNLQAENQFYRNVLNGFPISSPNLAVIPVDFLDLARNRNILISESQMYRMQVNGGGGSLTGDQQDRLNANQAELSSRSQAAEAVVNQSIQQLNQTQTKRLARQQSLALSQKILADIKEVAEAGGISKIQYLKQQDEVINTEAEIQQLTQEEMRLKAVIAEGRSRLTNTFDVNRKELTTQIADNTKRIAEIDSQLTKALIDNSKRLAEITGQISQAEVALQYEELRAPTSGTVFELKAGLGYVANTNTSETILKIVPDDQLIAKVYITNQDIGFVKENMPVDVRLDSFPFSEFGDVKGKLIWIGSDALPPDQSNPSYRFPAKIAIEKQSLNVNGREIRLQSGMSLSANIKIRNRTVISLFTDFFFKNTESLKYVR; from the coding sequence ATGACTAATCATAACGATCAAGAATTAAGTGCTCAAACCACCAAACTAGAATCTGATGGATCCTTAGTTCCGCAAGGTAATAATAGTCATGCCTTGGTTAAAAAAAATGCAGAGGCGATCGCTCCCTTTGATCAGCCCTTAGTTTTAACTCAATCTCCCAAATGGACACAAGCAATCATTTGGACATTACTTGGCTCTGTTACCTTTGGTCTGATCTGGGCATCAGTTGCTAGTATTGAGGAATCTGTCCCAGCCCAAGGCAAACTCGAACCCCAAGGAGCAGTTAAAGAAGTCAAAGCTCCTGCCAGTGGTGTGCTTAAGGAAATTCTGGTTAAAGATGGCGATCGAGTCAAAGCAGGACAGGTGATTTTGCGGATAGATTCTACCGCTACTAAAGCCCAGTTAGATTCATTAAGGAAATTACAGCAAAATCTCCAAGCTGAAAATCAGTTTTATCGCAATGTTCTTAATGGTTTTCCCATTTCTAGTCCTAACCTAGCTGTAATTCCTGTGGATTTTTTAGACCTTGCTCGTAACCGCAATATACTTATATCTGAATCGCAAATGTATCGAATGCAGGTAAATGGTGGCGGTGGAAGTCTCACGGGAGATCAGCAAGATCGCCTGAATGCTAATCAAGCTGAACTAAGTTCAAGGTCACAGGCGGCAGAAGCAGTGGTCAATCAATCCATTCAACAGTTAAATCAAACTCAAACTAAACGCCTTGCCCGTCAACAGTCCTTAGCCCTTAGTCAGAAGATTTTAGCTGATATTAAAGAAGTTGCAGAAGCGGGTGGAATATCTAAAATTCAATATCTCAAACAGCAGGATGAAGTCATAAATACGGAAGCAGAAATTCAACAATTAACTCAAGAAGAAATGCGATTAAAAGCTGTGATCGCTGAGGGACGTTCTCGTTTAACTAATACCTTTGATGTCAATCGTAAAGAGTTAACTACGCAGATTGCTGATAATACTAAGCGTATTGCCGAAATTGATAGCCAATTAACTAAAGCTCTAATTGATAACAGTAAACGCCTAGCTGAAATTACGGGTCAAATTAGCCAAGCTGAAGTTGCTTTGCAATATGAAGAACTCCGTGCTCCTACGTCTGGAACAGTATTTGAACTTAAAGCTGGTCTGGGTTATGTGGCAAATACTAACACTTCAGAAACCATTCTTAAAATCGTTCCAGATGATCAGCTAATTGCCAAAGTTTATATTACCAATCAAGATATTGGCTTTGTGAAAGAAAATATGCCCGTAGATGTCAGGCTAGATTCATTCCCTTTTAGTGAGTTTGGTGATGTGAAGGGCAAGCTAATTTGGATTGGTTCTGATGCCCTACCTCCAGATCAATCAAATCCTAGTTATCGCTTCCCTGCTAAAATTGCCATTGAAAAGCAGTCATTAAATGTAAATGGGCGTGAAATTCGGCTCCAGTCAGGAATGTCCTTATCTGCTAACATCAAAATTCGTAATCGTACTGTTATTAGTCTTTTCACGGATTTCTTCTTCAAGAATACGGAAAGCCTTAAGTATGTGCGATAA
- a CDS encoding peptidase domain-containing ABC transporter, translated as MTAKTVSIQDFLHSIPELQTIDRVTLKELGERLQPLRYRMGQVILRRETMPAQILFLMEGQARVLGQIPKSPSPVTLDILKSGASVGWLSLIRNVPCEMVIASVESTCLALEASDFWRFCDRDPVFKSAFTDKPSMIEVFDLLTAEMERRAQSPANPAQLARESLPEAVVMTLEAGKIPLAKLDRDFVWLVSGGNNFPAPIGSRIESLNGNDFLEVPQNGFVRLIGIPDAFAVKVEVVEEIPTLTADDIPYAPELPAVGDRPDPKGTDYPHFYGRGSVDASLACLQMLARYWQVPFARHVVKRALDSQFARSPKLSLQVCGAIAELMGLNGQLVTIPTRSITQVPTPAMLAWQDTFAVLYKASDRELVLGIPEQGIVTKKMAQFADIWGDSGQVLLIQPTKDTPKQKFGLSWFLPSLKRYKNTLITVLVASFFVQLLGLANPLITQVIIDKVIIQNAPTTLNTLGILLITISVFEALISALRTYLFVNTTNRIDLTLGSETIDHLVRLPLRYFEKRSVGELSSRIGELENIRQFLTGTALTVVLDAVFSVIYIIVMICYSWLLTLVALGTVPLFALLTFIVAPIIRGQLRSKAERNAATQSYLVEVVSGIQTVKAQSIELKSRWEWQRRYARYVSDGFKTVVTSTTAGSTSQFLNQLSNLLLLWVGAYLVLSNKLSLGQLIAFRIIAGYTTTPLLRLIQLWQNFQETALSLERLSDIINYPQEQEEAGRRNIPMPAIAGTVRYENVNFRFAANGSLQLNNVSLEVAAGKFVGVVGASGAGKSTLTKLLSRLYEPESGRILIDDYDISKVELYSLRRQIGVVLQDTLLFDGTVQENIALTNPDATPAEIIDAARIACAHDFIMQLPQGYESRVGERGAALSGGQRQRIAIARTVLQKPQLLILDEATSALDYNTERQVCSNLAEEFQGRTVFFITHRLATIQNADLILVMDSGRVAEQGTHSELMVLKERYYTLYHQQEAAGES; from the coding sequence ATGACAGCTAAAACCGTCTCTATTCAAGACTTTCTTCATTCCATCCCAGAGTTACAGACTATTGATCGAGTTACTCTAAAAGAATTAGGTGAGCGATTACAGCCATTACGCTATCGCATGGGACAGGTGATTTTGCGGCGAGAGACGATGCCAGCACAAATTTTATTTTTGATGGAAGGACAGGCAAGAGTGCTTGGACAAATCCCTAAGTCCCCGTCCCCGGTAACTTTAGATATCCTCAAATCTGGTGCGTCAGTTGGTTGGTTGAGCTTGATCCGCAATGTCCCCTGTGAGATGGTGATTGCTTCAGTTGAAAGTACATGTCTGGCTCTAGAGGCTTCAGATTTTTGGCGGTTTTGCGATCGCGATCCTGTTTTCAAGTCAGCTTTTACTGATAAGCCATCAATGATTGAAGTATTCGACCTCTTGACAGCAGAGATGGAGCGACGGGCACAGTCTCCTGCCAATCCAGCTCAGTTAGCGCGTGAGTCGCTACCAGAAGCTGTGGTTATGACGTTAGAAGCGGGGAAAATACCATTAGCTAAGCTTGATCGTGACTTTGTATGGTTAGTTAGTGGTGGCAATAATTTTCCTGCTCCAATTGGCAGTCGGATTGAATCGCTAAATGGGAATGACTTCCTTGAAGTTCCACAGAACGGATTTGTGCGACTAATTGGTATCCCCGACGCATTTGCGGTGAAAGTAGAGGTCGTAGAAGAAATACCGACTCTAACCGCCGATGATATTCCCTACGCTCCCGAATTACCAGCAGTGGGAGATCGCCCTGATCCCAAGGGTACAGATTACCCGCACTTTTATGGACGTGGATCCGTAGATGCTTCCCTTGCCTGCTTGCAGATGTTAGCAAGATATTGGCAGGTTCCTTTTGCTCGCCATGTGGTCAAACGGGCATTAGACAGTCAATTTGCCAGATCACCTAAGTTGTCATTGCAGGTATGTGGGGCGATCGCAGAACTAATGGGACTAAATGGACAATTAGTGACAATTCCGACAAGGTCGATCACTCAAGTTCCTACCCCTGCAATGTTAGCTTGGCAAGACACCTTTGCCGTACTTTATAAAGCTAGCGATCGGGAACTAGTTTTGGGGATTCCAGAGCAAGGGATTGTGACGAAAAAGATGGCTCAGTTTGCCGATATTTGGGGAGATTCAGGGCAGGTTTTATTAATTCAGCCCACCAAAGACACACCAAAACAGAAGTTTGGACTATCTTGGTTCTTGCCTTCTCTCAAGCGGTATAAAAACACTTTAATCACGGTATTAGTTGCTTCCTTCTTTGTCCAACTATTAGGACTAGCCAATCCTTTAATCACACAAGTAATTATTGATAAAGTCATCATTCAAAATGCTCCCACGACTCTCAATACCCTAGGGATTCTATTAATCACAATTTCAGTTTTTGAAGCACTGATAAGTGCCTTACGCACCTATCTATTCGTCAATACCACCAATCGCATCGACCTAACCCTCGGTTCTGAAACCATCGATCATCTGGTGCGCTTACCTCTACGCTACTTTGAGAAGCGATCAGTTGGGGAACTATCTAGCCGTATTGGGGAACTAGAAAACATTCGCCAATTTCTGACAGGCACGGCTCTTACTGTCGTTTTAGACGCAGTTTTCTCGGTGATTTATATCATCGTAATGATTTGTTATAGCTGGCTTTTAACCTTAGTCGCTCTCGGCACAGTTCCTTTATTTGCACTGCTCACATTTATCGTTGCGCCCATCATTCGGGGGCAACTACGAAGCAAAGCTGAACGTAATGCTGCCACGCAGTCCTATCTGGTTGAGGTGGTTTCAGGAATTCAGACGGTAAAAGCACAGAGCATCGAATTAAAATCCCGATGGGAATGGCAACGTCGCTATGCCCGTTATGTTTCCGATGGATTTAAAACTGTTGTAACTTCCACCACCGCGGGATCGACTAGTCAATTTTTGAACCAATTATCTAACCTACTATTGCTGTGGGTTGGTGCATATTTAGTACTGAGTAACAAATTGTCCCTTGGACAGCTAATTGCATTTCGGATTATTGCAGGCTATACCACAACACCACTTTTACGGTTGATACAGCTATGGCAAAACTTCCAAGAGACTGCCCTATCCCTCGAACGCCTCAGCGATATTATTAATTACCCCCAAGAGCAAGAAGAAGCGGGTCGCCGTAATATCCCCATGCCTGCGATCGCTGGAACTGTGCGCTATGAAAATGTCAACTTTCGTTTTGCTGCCAATGGCAGTTTGCAATTAAACAATGTCAGTTTAGAAGTTGCTGCGGGTAAATTTGTGGGCGTAGTGGGAGCTAGTGGTGCAGGAAAAAGTACCTTAACCAAGCTATTATCCCGCCTGTACGAGCCAGAATCAGGACGGATATTAATTGATGACTACGATATTAGCAAAGTCGAGCTTTATTCGCTGCGCCGTCAGATCGGTGTAGTCCTGCAAGATACATTACTATTTGATGGCACGGTTCAAGAAAATATTGCTCTCACTAATCCCGATGCTACACCCGCAGAAATTATTGATGCTGCCCGAATCGCTTGCGCCCATGATTTCATCATGCAATTGCCTCAAGGTTATGAGTCACGGGTTGGAGAAAGAGGTGCCGCACTATCGGGTGGACAGAGACAGAGGATTGCGATCGCCCGCACAGTCTTACAAAAGCCGCAATTACTAATTTTAGATGAAGCAACTAGTGCCTTAGATTACAACACTGAACGTCAGGTTTGTAGCAACTTAGCCGAAGAATTCCAAGGCAGAACCGTATTTTTTATCACCCATCGCCTTGCTACCATTCAGAATGCAGATTTGATTTTAGTGATGGATAGTGGCAGAGTGGCAGAACAGGGAACCCATAGTGAATTAATGGTGCTAAAAGAACGCTACTATACGCTCTATCACCAACAGGAAGCCGCAGGAGAATCATGA
- a CDS encoding peptidylprolyl isomerase, whose amino-acid sequence MYQEIDRLKYKHLEINNQKFLSEELIERVVNYGMIPQLVREIIIDQVTANIEITQDEGKLALQQALQQLNIDSNEKLEQWLRYHCMSMNQLELRAIRALKLTKFKQQKWESKVNFTFLERKQNLERVIYSLIRTKDFCTAQELYFRINEGEQPFDQLAREYSMGPEAETGGLVGPVKLASIDPTLGKILRSIDVGKIHIPTVIGDWIILVRLEKILPAKLDSAMKQRLIDENFNKWLEDSIHQKIKSISIS is encoded by the coding sequence CAAAAATTCTTATCAGAAGAATTAATTGAAAGAGTTGTTAACTATGGCATGATTCCTCAGTTAGTTAGGGAAATTATTATTGATCAAGTCACTGCTAACATAGAAATCACTCAAGATGAAGGAAAGTTGGCTCTACAACAAGCACTACAACAGCTAAACATTGATAGCAATGAAAAGCTGGAACAATGGCTAAGATACCATTGCATGTCAATGAATCAGTTAGAATTAAGGGCGATAAGAGCATTAAAGTTAACAAAATTCAAGCAACAAAAATGGGAATCAAAAGTTAATTTTACTTTTTTGGAGCGAAAACAAAACCTTGAACGAGTTATTTATTCACTCATTCGTACTAAAGATTTTTGTACTGCTCAAGAACTATATTTTCGCATTAATGAAGGAGAACAACCATTTGATCAGTTAGCCAGAGAGTATTCAATGGGTCCCGAAGCTGAGACTGGAGGTTTGGTTGGACCTGTGAAACTTGCTTCTATTGACCCAACTTTAGGAAAAATTTTAAGATCCATTGATGTTGGGAAAATTCATATTCCAACTGTAATTGGTGATTGGATTATTCTCGTAAGACTAGAGAAAATTCTACCTGCTAAGCTGGATTCTGCCATGAAGCAAAGGCTAATTGATGAGAATTTCAATAAATGGTTAGAAGATTCTATTCACCAAAAAATTAAATCTATTTCAATATCTTGA